From the Cucumis sativus cultivar 9930 chromosome 5, Cucumber_9930_V3, whole genome shotgun sequence genome, the window AATCTTAGGCATCTTCCTAACAAAGAGACGTAATAGACACCAATCTAAAGGTTCATAAATATTCAGTTTGATTATTAAAACCGAATCAAATCAAAAACGGTAGTTTCCTTGTAATTCAAGTCAAACCAACGCTTCACTAAAAATCAAGTGTGTGGATTTTATGTTCACCACTGCATGAATCAACATCTTATAAgtattctttttccttttagttaactgatttatatttgaaattttttataaaagagaacatttatataaaagtttgGGGTGTGGAGGGAATTGAAAACAACGAAGAAGAGACAAACAAATcgaatataaaatttggagGCAATTAAGATAATGAAAAAACACTATTGTTTTATCTTCAATTCCAAggcaaataaattttataaaattcttttcttttttttcaatttccatgtactttttacatatttttatttaaatttcactCACCTGTTTTGatttcattcttttgttttcaagtggGTTTGAGAATCTTTTCCCTCTGACCTTCTCCCTTGTACTTTTTAACTAATGAAGACAAGTCAAACCTTGTCCTTACCCCAACAGAAAGCTGCCAAGAACAGCAAATGCTGAGAAgcaaaagaaaggaaaaaaagttaaagtttcaagaatataataataatagtaagaTAATCTACTGAAGTTGCCTCAGCTTTTATCATACAAAAATTCAGATGATATAATTAGGGGCTAAAGAGCTAATGGAAGAGAAGTATAACTAAATAGGAAGCTTGGTGAAAGTGAATCCAATGACTTTTTGGaaggaaataaaattacaagaaacaagcaaaaaagaactacactaagccaaaaaaaaaaaaaaaaaagaaaaaaaaacaccaagTCCATTGGCATCATCAGATAAAGCACACTGGATTATTTTTCACCGTTCGAACCGGATGCGTGACCGTGTCCCGGGTTAATATGCATTGTATTCTTGGTTGAGTTTTATCCCAATTCTTCTTGTAATTCAGATGGACATTTGATCATCTCCAAAATCTTAACCATTTCTCTCATGTCGGGTCGGTTTGATGGCACGTGGGATGTGCATATCAAGCCTAATTTTAACACTGGAACAGCCTCTTCCATTGGGAAGCTCCCTCTCAGATTCCTGTCAACGCATTCTTCGGCTCTTCCTTCTTCCACTGCTTCTCTGACCATGTCGCTGAGGACTGCAACGTCGTCTTCCATGTACTCAACAGGTCTTTTCCCTGTAACCACCTCTAGAATTAATATCCCGAAGCCATACACATCGCATTTTTCAGTTATCTTCACTGTTCTGCAAGTAAATTCAGGTGCCATGTAACCAAGCGCACTTTGGATCTTGCTACTTAAAACATAACGGTCTAACATTGGCAGCAATCTAGCTAGACCATAATCTCCCACCTTAGGTTGACCATTACGGTCAATAAGAATGTTGCTGGATTTTATGTTATAGTGGATTGTGTTTGATTGATGTAAGTGAGCAAGACCTTTGGCTGTACCAAGAATTATGTCAAATCTCTCATTCCATGACAGGACATTGTCATCCGACGCTTCATGGAGCAACCTATACAAGCTACCTCCGGAGACAAATTCGTATATAAGGAGTTGTAGTGACGGAGTCCAATAATAACCTTCGAGTGCCACGAGATTTTGGTGCCTGACAATGCCAAACTTCCTAACTTCCCTCTCGAAATCCTCTTGGGACTTGACAAGGCTAGAAACTGTAAGCTTCTTGATTGCAACTGAGTGTCCATCCCGCAGAATAGTATGGTAAACTGCTCCAAATCCACCACGTCCAAGCTCACAATCCTTGTTCAGTAAGGCATGAGCTCCTGTGCTAAAGTCAAGTTCTCCTGATAACACCACAAGCTTTCCAGAATTTGCATCGGGACTGGAGGAATTACTGAAATCATCCCCAACAGATAATGCAAGTGCAGCTGCAGACGAAGAAGACGTGGGTGATTGAACGCGAAGGTTGAGGATGGTGATCGAGATTACACCAATGATTATAAAAGCAGCGGCACCAATGGCAACCAGGGCAGAAATGCTGAGgatatttctatttcttttgtgattATTACTTGGTGGCAGCGAGCTGGAAATGGAATCTGATGTCGAGTTGGGATTAAGAACAATAGGTTTCGGAAGGACAGACGGGCAAGATTTATTAACAACAGAGCCACAAAGGGATGGATTCCCAGTAACGGATGAAGGGGAGATTGTGTTAAAGAATCCACCACCTGGCAGCTCACCCTTAAAGTTGTTGTGAGATATATTGAACACAAGAAGGTTTGGAAGATTAGACAACTGCTTTGGAAGGGTTCCATTGAGATTGTTAAAGGATAAATCGACATTTTGAAGATAAGAGAGTTTAGCTAGTGCTGCTGGTATTGGTCCAGTTATGTTATTGTGTGATATGAACCTGCCAAGTTTAACAAAGATAAATGTTACCAGAAATATTAGATAAACTGGGTCATATTAAATGCTAAGCAAACACCAAGTTCTTCTTTTCAGataagaaacatttcattgaaTAGATGAAATAAAAGGAACACAAAAGCACCAATAGATGATTACAAAAGAGATTTTCCATTGGAAACTAAATAAGAAAGATTGAAGTGCTTACAAGGATGCCTAGTTTTGCACCAAGACAGAatcaaatccataaaattataaactgaAAAGGAGACTCTAAAAAGACGTTTATTGTGCTCGTCCTATAATGTCTAGAAGAAAGCTCAAAACAAATACTAAAAGGGTGCCCAGCCTTTCaaatactaaaaacaaaatgaaaggaaCTAACTAAAGTTTTAAAGACTAACTACAACCCAATCCAATCAAACGATAACGGTTTTGATGCGTCATAAACATCCAGCAAATGCCAAGTTTCTTTGACATAAATTACAATGCCATAAATGGTTTCTGAATCATATAAGCAAATTTGAAAGAACAATTGCAAGAAACTAGTTTAAGGTAAAAATGGTTTATTGTAAATGCATTGTTAGAAAATGCAAATGGaaattcaatcaaacaaaagTAGACAAGTGAGCGAGGAAAGTACGCTTACAGAGTTGTAAGGGAAGAACAGTGAGCAATTGAAAAGGGAATTTCACCCCTTAGAAAATTCCCATCCAGCTTCAGCTCAATTAGGGACACAGCTCCTCCAATTGCAACAGGAATGGTTTCGTTCAACTGATTTCCACTCAAATCAAGAATGCTTAAAGCTTTCAAATCTCCAATAGTTTTTGGAAGAGAACCAACAAAATAATTCCCAGACAGGCTCAGAATCTGCAGCTTGCGTAAACTTCCGATCTCAGGAAGATTGCCCATGATTAAATTATGGCTCAAATCTAACGCCAAAAGGCTTTGGCACTTCATAACAGATTCTGGAAAGCTATCAGTAAAGCCATTTGAAGAGAGATTCAAAACTTTTAGATATTGAAGATTCTCTATTGTAGTTGGAATACGACCAGTAAAATTGTTCCGTGAAAAGTCCAGAGTTTCAAGGCTTTTCATTTCCCCTACCCACTCTGGAACATCTCCATCAAACAAATTCCTGCCTAAAATCAGATTACTACACAAAACAAGTTTCTGCATGGTCTGAGGAAGATTCCCAGAGAATGAATTCTCACTAAGATCAATGGACCTCAGAAGCAAACAGCTCCCAATACCATCAGGAATATGTCCAGAGAATTGATTCTTGCTCAAGTTAAGAGTCCGCAGATTATACAAATTCTCAATTACCTTTGGAATTTCACCCAACAGAGCATTATCAGACAAGTCCAAAGATCGAAGCCCACTGAAAGACCAAATTCCAGAAGGCAAAGAACCCGAAAACTGATTCGAGGAAAAGTTAACTGAAATAAGACTCCCGCACAAGCTCAAACTATCAGGAATTTTTCcagaaaatttgttgttaGCCAAAGAAACGACTCTCAATGACCTACATTGACGAAAAAAATCATCCGAAACAACACCGGAGAAATTATTCCCACTCAAATCAATCACCTGAAGATTGTCCACTCGAGCAAAATTAGGGCTTATATTTCCAGTAAGATTGTTATTCG encodes:
- the LOC101217762 gene encoding probable LRR receptor-like serine/threonine-protein kinase IRK translates to MRAFLKMKRLIEFFILFVLAPLCARCVNLSLNGDVLGLIVFKAAVQDPKLKLASWNEDDDSPCNWTGVQCSPRSKRVIELNLNGFSLSGRLGRGLFQLEFLQRLSLSNNNLTGNISPNFARVDNLQVIDLSGNNFSGVVSDDFFRQCRSLRVVSLANNKFSGKIPDSLSLCGSLISVNFSSNQFSGSLPSGIWSFSGLRSLDLSDNALLGEIPKVIENLYNLRTLNLSKNQFSGHIPDGIGSCLLLRSIDLSENSFSGNLPQTMQKLVLCSNLILGRNLFDGDVPEWVGEMKSLETLDFSRNNFTGRIPTTIENLQYLKVLNLSSNGFTDSFPESVMKCQSLLALDLSHNLIMGNLPEIGSLRKLQILSLSGNYFVGSLPKTIGDLKALSILDLSGNQLNETIPVAIGGAVSLIELKLDGNFLRGEIPFSIAHCSSLTTLFISHNNITGPIPAALAKLSYLQNVDLSFNNLNGTLPKQLSNLPNLLVFNISHNNFKGELPGGGFFNTISPSSVTGNPSLCGSVVNKSCPSVLPKPIVLNPNSTSDSISSSLPPSNNHKRNRNILSISALVAIGAAAFIIIGVISITILNLRVQSPTSSSSAAALALSVGDDFSNSSSPDANSGKLVVLSGELDFSTGAHALLNKDCELGRGGFGAVYHTILRDGHSVAIKKLTVSSLVKSQEDFEREVRKFGIVRHQNLVALEGYYWTPSLQLLIYEFVSGGSLYRLLHEASDDNVLSWNERFDIILGTAKGLAHLHQSNTIHYNIKSSNILIDRNGQPKVGDYGLARLLPMLDRYVLSSKIQSALGYMAPEFTCRTVKITEKCDVYGFGILILEVVTGKRPVEYMEDDVAVLSDMVREAVEEGRAEECVDRNLRGSFPMEEAVPVLKLGLICTSHVPSNRPDMREMVKILEMIKCPSELQEELG